The following are from one region of the Actinomyces sp. oral taxon 897 genome:
- a CDS encoding carbohydrate-binding domain-containing protein, which translates to MKGQDMISPTPTRRLTRAVTASLAAAALLAGCSATASSTSTGAGAASKDAWTTISTSVRTASTGASVTDVLAANDAVAAVTTPADEAGTYDSGATTIALSGDSATVSGSGATVDGSTVTITSSGTYVVSGSLSDGQIVVNADDADVRLVLDGATITNADGPAVNVVDAGSVVVVLAAGSANSLSDGASYADTSDNAPTATLYSSDDLTITGTGSLSVTGLARDGISSKNGVVISGSPTVTVNAFDDGIRGKDYVAVTGGTLSVTAGGDGIKSSEDSDQTQGFVALGAAAVTVTAGDDGVSATTDVTVSGTTLSVTAGGGQGAATPASGGPGQEAQPPSGARAQQSAADQGTEKPKGVNAGVSYTQDSGTVVLDAADEGLQSAFINISGGELTVTSGDDGVNATNGDHVIEGYEDADSESDDGAVLTITGGTTQISYAGSDGIDSNGSAFVTGGTVLISGTAGSVDGSVDVNGESTTIGVTDAPGVAVGDTVTVTGGSGSQTLTSTISASTTTVLGLVEGESYTVSTSSGGSRTLTASALAAGGPGGPGGGPGGPGGSGGPGGSGGSGGPGQGGAGQGAPGGSGQGPGQPPAPGQNGAGGTGGGQSGEGTQTR; encoded by the coding sequence ATGAAGGGACAAGACATGATCTCACCCACCCCCACGCGCCGCCTGACCAGGGCCGTGACCGCGAGCCTGGCGGCCGCCGCCCTCCTGGCAGGCTGCTCCGCGACAGCCAGCAGCACCTCTACCGGCGCGGGCGCCGCGTCCAAGGACGCCTGGACCACTATCTCGACCTCGGTGCGCACGGCCTCCACCGGGGCCAGCGTGACTGACGTCCTGGCCGCCAACGACGCCGTCGCCGCCGTCACCACACCGGCTGACGAGGCCGGCACCTACGACTCGGGGGCCACGACCATTGCGCTCTCGGGGGACTCTGCCACGGTCTCCGGCTCCGGCGCCACCGTGGACGGCAGTACCGTCACCATTACCTCCTCGGGCACCTACGTGGTCTCCGGCAGCCTGTCCGACGGCCAGATCGTGGTCAACGCGGACGACGCCGACGTCCGCCTCGTCCTGGACGGGGCCACTATTACCAACGCCGACGGCCCCGCCGTCAACGTGGTGGACGCCGGATCCGTGGTCGTGGTCCTGGCCGCGGGGTCCGCCAACTCCCTGTCCGACGGCGCCAGCTACGCCGACACCTCCGATAACGCCCCTACCGCCACCCTGTACTCCAGCGACGACCTCACCATTACCGGTACCGGCTCCCTGAGCGTGACCGGCCTGGCCAGGGACGGCATCTCCTCCAAGAACGGCGTGGTCATCTCCGGCAGCCCCACCGTCACCGTCAACGCCTTTGACGACGGCATCCGCGGCAAGGACTACGTGGCCGTCACCGGCGGCACCCTGAGCGTGACCGCGGGCGGGGACGGCATTAAGTCCTCCGAGGACTCCGACCAGACCCAGGGCTTCGTGGCCCTGGGCGCGGCGGCGGTCACCGTGACCGCGGGCGACGACGGCGTCTCGGCCACCACCGACGTGACCGTCAGCGGCACCACCCTGAGCGTGACCGCAGGCGGCGGCCAGGGGGCCGCGACACCCGCCTCCGGCGGTCCCGGCCAGGAGGCCCAGCCTCCCTCCGGTGCCCGGGCCCAGCAGTCCGCCGCCGACCAGGGCACCGAGAAGCCCAAGGGGGTGAATGCCGGGGTGAGCTACACCCAGGACTCCGGCACCGTGGTGCTCGACGCCGCTGACGAGGGCCTTCAGTCCGCCTTTATCAATATCAGCGGCGGCGAGCTGACCGTCACCTCGGGTGACGACGGCGTGAACGCCACCAACGGCGACCACGTGATCGAGGGCTACGAGGACGCCGACTCCGAGTCCGACGACGGCGCGGTCCTGACGATCACCGGTGGCACCACCCAGATCTCCTACGCGGGGTCGGACGGGATCGACTCCAACGGCTCGGCCTTTGTCACCGGCGGCACCGTCCTCATCTCCGGGACGGCCGGGTCCGTGGACGGCTCCGTGGACGTCAACGGCGAGTCCACGACCATCGGGGTCACCGACGCCCCGGGTGTGGCCGTCGGGGACACCGTCACCGTGACCGGGGGCTCCGGCTCCCAGACACTGACCAGCACGATCTCCGCCTCCACCACCACCGTCCTGGGACTGGTCGAGGGTGAGAGCTACACCGTGTCCACGAGCTCGGGCGGCTCTCGCACGCTGACCGCTTCGGCGCTGGCTGCCGGTGGCCCTGGTGGGCCCGGTGGTGGCCCTGGTGGGCCCGGTGGATCCGGCGGACCCGGTGGATCCGGTGGATCCGGCGGGCCCGGCCAGGGAGGAGCGGGCCAGGGCGCGCCTGGCGGGTCCGGTCAGGGGCCGGGCCAGCCTCCGGCGCCCGGGCAGAACGGGGCCGGCGGCACCGGCGGCGGTCAGTCCGGCGAGGGGACTCAGACCCGGTAG
- a CDS encoding FHA domain-containing protein FhaB/FipA, with product MSQFAFTSLRLGFLVLLWIFVALVVRALRRDMNSTMTPSSPPLLRGRGKKTHADPPPAPRRRGATRLVITEGPLAGSTVPLSPTSIIIGRSPASTLVLDDTYASSRHARVFPKDGSWWLEDLGSTNGTLLDGRPVHGAVELPTGVPVRIGQTTLELRP from the coding sequence GTGAGCCAGTTCGCCTTCACCTCCCTGCGTCTGGGGTTCCTGGTCCTCCTGTGGATATTCGTGGCCCTGGTGGTACGGGCCCTGCGTCGGGACATGAACTCCACCATGACCCCCTCCAGCCCACCCCTGCTGCGCGGGCGCGGCAAGAAGACTCACGCGGATCCGCCGCCCGCCCCCCGGAGGCGGGGCGCCACCCGCCTCGTCATCACCGAGGGCCCCCTGGCCGGATCCACTGTGCCACTGAGCCCCACCTCGATTATTATCGGCCGGTCCCCGGCATCCACCCTGGTCCTGGATGACACCTACGCCTCCTCCCGTCACGCCCGCGTCTTCCCCAAGGACGGGTCGTGGTGGCTGGAGGACCTGGGCTCTACCAACGGCACCCTGCTGGACGGTCGTCCCGTCCACGGCGCCGTCGAGCTGCCCACCGGTGTCCCCGTCAGGATCGGTCAGACCACCCTGGAGCTGCGTCCATGA
- a CDS encoding polyphosphate polymerase domain-containing protein, with amino-acid sequence MTTISTDGLAAVTLAELNAAASLLTRVDRKYLLPVHAAQDLVHALGGAQVLQIGRRRSFAYASTYFDTPDLDSYYLAARGRRRRFKVRTRSYLDSDLTFLEVKTRGGRHTTLKSRTEYDRTDLLTEPGRRFVAECLATSGACPQARADEVADTLMPALSTTYERTTLHLPADGARVTIDTTLTWSHPSAATGEAGETYQACGYAVVETKNPAVPSPVDRLLWAAGYRPTRVSKYATGMALLHPGLPANKWHRVMHRELAGGEHRELAQAGARPPTSVPAVGLRELVGARRRAEVPGRPPGALTRPRFSRGHSTCMRAAPDAPTDSFHQCPA; translated from the coding sequence ATGACCACCATAAGTACTGACGGCCTGGCCGCCGTCACCCTGGCCGAGCTCAACGCCGCCGCCAGCCTCCTGACCCGGGTGGACCGCAAGTACCTTCTGCCCGTCCACGCGGCCCAGGACCTGGTCCACGCCCTGGGGGGCGCCCAGGTCCTCCAGATCGGCCGACGTCGTTCCTTCGCCTACGCCTCGACCTACTTCGACACCCCCGACCTGGACTCCTACTACCTCGCAGCCCGCGGGCGACGGCGTCGGTTCAAGGTACGCACCCGCTCCTACCTGGACTCCGACCTCACCTTCCTGGAGGTCAAGACCCGGGGCGGGCGACACACCACCCTGAAGTCGCGTACCGAGTACGACCGTACGGACCTCCTCACCGAGCCGGGGCGGCGCTTTGTCGCCGAGTGCCTGGCCACCTCGGGCGCCTGCCCGCAGGCCCGGGCCGACGAGGTCGCCGACACCCTCATGCCCGCGCTGTCTACCACCTACGAGCGCACCACCCTCCACCTGCCCGCCGACGGCGCCCGCGTCACCATTGACACCACCCTGACCTGGTCGCACCCCAGCGCCGCCACCGGTGAGGCGGGGGAGACCTACCAGGCGTGCGGCTACGCCGTCGTCGAGACGAAGAACCCCGCCGTACCCTCTCCCGTCGACCGGCTCCTGTGGGCGGCGGGGTACCGGCCGACCCGGGTCTCCAAGTACGCCACCGGTATGGCCCTGCTCCACCCCGGCCTGCCCGCCAACAAGTGGCACCGGGTCATGCACCGGGAGCTGGCAGGAGGAGAGCACCGGGAGCTGGCCCAGGCCGGGGCCCGCCCGCCTACGTCCGTCCCCGCGGTAGGGCTGCGGGAGCTGGTCGGGGCCCGCCGTCGGGCCGAGGTACCGGGTCGCCCACCGGGGGCACTGACGCGCCCCAGGTTCTCACGTGGGCACAGCACCTGCATGAGAGCTGCGCCGGACGCTCCTACAGACTCGTTCCACCAGTGTCCAGCCTAA
- a CDS encoding type II toxin-antitoxin system HipA family toxin — translation MREETYDVALHGEHVGSIQRRDEFTKFVLDRGYWQRPRRSVLGLWFENHRRERPHAVNRVPAWFSNLLPEGRLRELIAREQGVSTFAEIDLLARIGDDLPGAVTVTRAGKEGGADGPGDTASGTPPRARPRDPRPVDTGPRRASLAGMTLKFSMSRHGDRLVVPAHGEDGDWILKTPDRAFPGLQVNELAVMRLAGQVGIDVPEVALWDRASIDDLGPGAWPSEETQAYAVRRFDRSDRGRIHSEDFAQVLGRFGAGDGKYHSSVEEVAVIAYREQDVDSLREMVRRTVFNLLVGNGDAHLKNWSLIYPDRRTARLSPAYDLVCTAVYPGHAELGLPFFGARTLAEVGRGHFTRLQQALQVDPEDVLHVVDETVERFYDVWGTDLTAPVPPDVRQWVGGHRDDTRRRLEQD, via the coding sequence GTGAGAGAGGAGACCTACGACGTCGCCCTTCATGGGGAGCACGTCGGATCCATACAGAGAAGGGATGAATTCACGAAGTTCGTCCTGGACCGCGGCTACTGGCAGCGTCCCAGACGGAGCGTCCTCGGCCTGTGGTTTGAGAACCACAGGCGCGAACGACCGCATGCCGTCAACCGTGTTCCCGCCTGGTTCTCCAACCTGCTGCCTGAGGGACGCCTGAGAGAGCTTATCGCCCGCGAGCAGGGCGTGAGCACCTTTGCTGAGATCGACCTGCTCGCCCGGATTGGTGACGACCTGCCCGGTGCTGTCACCGTCACCCGGGCAGGGAAGGAGGGTGGTGCTGACGGCCCCGGGGACACGGCCTCAGGAACCCCTCCCCGCGCACGCCCCCGAGACCCGCGTCCTGTTGACACCGGACCCCGGCGCGCGTCACTGGCCGGCATGACGCTGAAGTTCTCTATGAGCCGTCACGGAGACCGGCTCGTCGTCCCTGCCCACGGGGAGGACGGTGACTGGATCCTCAAGACGCCGGACCGCGCTTTTCCCGGGCTGCAGGTCAATGAGCTCGCTGTTATGAGGCTTGCCGGGCAGGTCGGCATTGACGTGCCTGAGGTGGCTCTGTGGGACCGCGCCTCTATTGACGATCTCGGCCCCGGTGCCTGGCCCTCGGAGGAGACCCAGGCCTACGCCGTTCGCCGATTTGACCGCTCTGACCGGGGACGTATTCACAGTGAGGACTTTGCCCAGGTGCTGGGACGCTTTGGTGCTGGGGACGGAAAGTACCACTCCTCCGTGGAGGAGGTGGCTGTCATCGCGTACCGTGAGCAAGACGTTGACTCCCTACGCGAGATGGTGCGGCGTACCGTGTTCAACCTCCTGGTCGGCAATGGGGACGCCCACCTGAAGAACTGGTCCCTCATCTACCCCGACCGGCGCACCGCCCGTCTCTCACCCGCGTACGACCTCGTGTGCACTGCCGTCTACCCGGGTCATGCCGAGCTCGGGCTGCCATTCTTCGGGGCCAGGACTCTGGCCGAGGTCGGTCGCGGTCACTTTACCCGTCTCCAGCAGGCTCTACAGGTGGATCCCGAGGACGTCCTCCACGTGGTTGACGAGACCGTGGAACGGTTCTACGACGTATGGGGCACCGACCTGACCGCGCCGGTGCCGCCCGACGTGAGGCAATGGGTTGGGGGTCACCGGGACGACACCCGGAGAAGACTGGAGCAGGACTAA
- a CDS encoding FhaA domain-containing protein — MGFLDKFEKGVENVAHRAMSLGGSGTVEPIEIASKLRETMDKRAASFARDRSVVPNVFHIRLAPPDIAQINTWGVDEMAMELQNIATTHAAEQGYSFVGPVEITFDADHSLPPTAIEIDSATRRGPAAPAAAAQATPSHPILDIDGQRYLLTGPVTIIGRGSEADIIVDDSGVSRRHLEIRLTQGHAIATDLGSTNGTFVEGHRIDAATLVDGNTLTIGRTRILFWDGTPTDEAAA, encoded by the coding sequence ATGGGGTTCCTGGACAAGTTCGAGAAGGGCGTCGAGAACGTCGCCCACCGTGCCATGTCCCTAGGCGGCTCCGGCACCGTCGAGCCGATCGAGATCGCCTCCAAGCTGCGTGAGACCATGGACAAGCGAGCAGCGTCCTTCGCCCGGGACCGCTCCGTGGTGCCCAACGTGTTCCATATCCGCCTGGCTCCACCGGACATCGCCCAGATCAACACCTGGGGCGTGGACGAGATGGCCATGGAGCTGCAGAACATCGCCACCACGCACGCCGCCGAGCAGGGCTACTCCTTCGTGGGGCCGGTGGAGATCACCTTCGACGCCGACCACAGCCTGCCTCCCACCGCCATCGAGATCGACTCCGCCACCCGCCGCGGCCCGGCGGCCCCGGCCGCCGCCGCCCAGGCCACACCCAGCCACCCGATCCTGGACATAGACGGGCAGCGCTACCTGCTCACCGGCCCGGTCACCATTATCGGGCGCGGCAGTGAGGCAGACATCATTGTGGACGACTCCGGGGTCTCCCGACGCCACCTTGAGATTCGTCTCACCCAGGGGCACGCCATTGCCACGGACCTGGGCTCCACCAACGGGACCTTCGTCGAGGGCCACCGGATCGACGCCGCCACCCTGGTGGACGGCAACACCCTCACCATCGGCCGCACCCGGATCCTGTTCTGGGACGGCACTCCCACGGATGAGGCCGCCGCGTGA
- a CDS encoding PP2C family protein-serine/threonine phosphatase, producing the protein MTVTLRYSARSDIGLVRQTNQDSGYAGPHLCAMCDGMGGPAGGDIASAIAIEHLAPLDADSHQASEMLGLLREAIQSTHTDLVTLSNQDPDLAGLGTTCVAVMRSGNKLAMVHVGDSRAYLLRDGGLTQVTTDHTFVEYLVESGRLTREQARRHPQRSVLLRVLGDAEGEVQLDESIREAVPGDRWLLCSDGLSGPVTAETIAEVLSTVPDPGQAGDQLIDLALRAGGPDNVTAVIFDVVEEAEADTTPQLVGAVANRRARLAAAAGDSPESRPNPEAPTEILPTSPGPTAATPAAKAAALVAGLEETSGPPRTGEEEAVAAEAVAQGNSRRRRRRRSILATLVLVLALVVAGFLGYQWTQSQYYVTIADGKVAIFQGIPQALGPLELSHLVESYSEPDTATLDDQMIRRLNETVSQPSLEAAREYINVTVMQHRTVVVLPQATTPAPSATPAPAQPAPSAPSVQPEPGAQTTAEAA; encoded by the coding sequence ATGACAGTTACCCTGCGGTACTCCGCCCGCAGTGATATCGGACTCGTCCGCCAGACCAATCAGGACTCCGGCTACGCTGGCCCGCACCTGTGCGCCATGTGCGACGGTATGGGAGGCCCTGCCGGGGGTGACATCGCCTCGGCGATCGCCATCGAGCACCTGGCGCCCCTGGACGCGGACTCCCACCAGGCCAGCGAGATGCTGGGGCTGCTGCGGGAGGCCATCCAGTCCACCCACACCGACCTGGTGACCCTGTCCAACCAGGACCCCGACCTGGCCGGGCTGGGCACCACCTGCGTGGCCGTCATGCGCAGCGGCAACAAGCTCGCCATGGTCCACGTCGGGGACTCGCGCGCCTACCTCCTACGTGACGGCGGGCTCACCCAGGTCACCACGGACCACACCTTCGTGGAGTACCTGGTGGAGTCCGGCCGCCTCACCCGTGAGCAGGCCCGCCGCCACCCCCAGCGCTCGGTGCTCCTGCGGGTCCTGGGCGACGCCGAGGGCGAGGTCCAGCTCGACGAGTCCATCCGTGAGGCGGTCCCCGGGGACCGGTGGCTGCTGTGCTCCGACGGCCTGAGCGGCCCGGTGACGGCGGAGACCATTGCCGAGGTCCTGTCCACCGTCCCCGACCCGGGGCAGGCCGGCGACCAGCTCATTGACCTGGCCCTGCGCGCCGGGGGGCCGGACAATGTCACGGCCGTCATCTTCGACGTCGTGGAGGAGGCGGAGGCCGACACCACCCCCCAGCTCGTGGGCGCGGTGGCCAACCGGCGGGCCCGCCTGGCCGCCGCCGCGGGGGACTCCCCCGAGTCCCGGCCCAACCCCGAGGCCCCGACCGAGATCCTCCCTACCTCCCCGGGCCCTACCGCCGCCACCCCGGCAGCCAAGGCCGCTGCCCTGGTGGCGGGTCTGGAGGAGACCTCCGGCCCCCCTCGCACCGGCGAGGAGGAGGCGGTGGCCGCTGAGGCCGTGGCCCAGGGCAACTCCCGGCGACGCCGTCGCCGCCGCTCGATCCTGGCCACCCTCGTCCTCGTCCTTGCCCTGGTCGTGGCCGGGTTCCTGGGCTACCAGTGGACCCAGAGCCAGTACTACGTGACCATCGCCGACGGGAAGGTTGCCATCTTTCAGGGCATCCCCCAGGCTCTCGGGCCCCTTGAGCTCAGCCACCTGGTGGAGAGCTACTCCGAGCCGGACACCGCCACCCTGGACGACCAGATGATCCGCCGCCTGAACGAGACCGTCTCCCAGCCCTCCCTGGAGGCCGCCCGGGAGTACATAAACGTCACCGTCATGCAGCACCGCACCGTCGTCGTCCTGCCCCAGGCCACCACCCCCGCCCCGTCCGCGACGCCAGCCCCCGCGCAGCCAGCGCCGTCGGCGCCGTCGGTACAGCCTGAGCCGGGTGCGCAGACCACAGCGGAGGCGGCCTGA
- a CDS encoding GmrSD restriction endonuclease domain-containing protein, protein MDKAQTISKAEHYTIRELHALVVSGRIRLPEFQRSFRWEAKDVRALFDSLLRGFPVGSLLLWKRPAPAGHLRIGVLDVEAPEVPDALWVVDGQQRITSLVNAVDPKGVKDRRFALGYSLTEGTVVPLRDPDDLVVPLPSLFDLGKALAWLNENPEAGKEAARLQEAVARLSNAEIPATTMEDADESVLREIFDRINNRGRRLNAAEVFDALHGGPGKGLTIEGIRASIASQTSFGLLPDVVVVQALLVRRHTDITRDIHGEFSDSRRRVSDFPSESREEAYLATERALLEAVRFLQEEVGVPHWTFLPFRFQLLVLTRFFALFPSPYDRNLDLLARWFWRTSVAADELGISGSQTDLRDMAKCVVAGEESSSVQRLLASARLSGDPTPPDLSTFRATRSDGKVVLIAMWNREPVDLQTGEPMTVEALADILEGESTPSAALSDLVPVTALGEGARAAANRIVSGLDRRTVTEYLANGVRDLGSLLLTEEIVACLQNNEHERAIALRAQLLDAYLRDFVTVRTAYQFEDSPPLEDLLRAVSSSPGEKSAP, encoded by the coding sequence ATGGACAAGGCGCAGACGATCTCGAAGGCGGAGCACTACACCATCCGTGAGCTGCACGCCCTGGTGGTCTCCGGGCGCATCCGGCTACCGGAGTTCCAGCGCTCCTTCCGCTGGGAGGCCAAGGACGTCCGCGCGCTCTTTGACTCCCTCCTGCGGGGCTTCCCGGTGGGCAGCCTCCTGCTGTGGAAACGGCCCGCACCGGCCGGGCACCTACGGATCGGGGTGCTCGACGTCGAGGCCCCGGAGGTTCCTGACGCCCTGTGGGTGGTGGACGGCCAGCAACGTATTACGAGCCTGGTGAACGCCGTGGATCCAAAGGGCGTGAAGGACCGGCGTTTTGCGCTGGGGTACTCGCTCACGGAGGGCACGGTGGTCCCGCTGCGGGACCCAGATGACCTGGTGGTCCCGCTGCCGAGCCTCTTCGACCTCGGGAAGGCACTCGCCTGGCTGAACGAGAACCCGGAGGCGGGAAAGGAGGCGGCACGACTTCAGGAGGCCGTCGCCCGGCTGAGTAACGCGGAGATCCCCGCCACCACCATGGAGGACGCCGACGAGTCCGTGCTGCGTGAGATATTTGATCGCATTAACAACCGCGGCAGGAGACTCAATGCCGCCGAGGTCTTTGACGCGCTCCACGGCGGTCCCGGTAAGGGACTGACAATCGAGGGTATCCGAGCCTCTATCGCCTCTCAGACGAGCTTCGGCCTGCTGCCCGACGTCGTCGTCGTCCAGGCGCTCCTGGTGCGTCGGCACACGGATATTACCCGGGATATCCACGGCGAGTTCTCGGATTCTCGACGCCGGGTGAGTGACTTCCCGTCCGAGAGCAGGGAGGAGGCCTACCTGGCGACGGAGCGTGCGCTCCTGGAGGCGGTGCGGTTCCTTCAGGAGGAGGTCGGCGTACCGCACTGGACATTTCTCCCCTTCCGTTTTCAGCTCCTTGTCCTCACCCGGTTCTTCGCGCTCTTCCCCAGTCCTTACGACCGTAATCTCGACCTGCTGGCCCGCTGGTTCTGGCGGACGAGCGTGGCGGCCGATGAGCTCGGGATCAGCGGTTCGCAGACCGACCTACGGGATATGGCCAAGTGCGTCGTCGCGGGAGAGGAGTCCTCCTCCGTGCAGCGTCTGCTCGCCTCCGCCAGGCTGAGTGGCGACCCGACGCCACCGGACCTCAGCACGTTCCGGGCGACCCGCTCGGATGGCAAGGTGGTGCTCATAGCCATGTGGAACCGAGAGCCTGTTGACTTGCAGACTGGTGAGCCCATGACCGTGGAGGCGCTGGCAGACATTCTTGAAGGTGAGAGCACGCCGAGTGCGGCCCTCTCTGATCTCGTACCCGTCACGGCACTGGGTGAGGGTGCCCGCGCGGCCGCCAACCGTATAGTCTCCGGACTGGACCGCAGGACGGTGACGGAGTACCTGGCAAACGGCGTCAGGGACCTAGGGTCCCTGCTCCTTACGGAGGAGATTGTCGCCTGCCTGCAGAATAATGAGCACGAACGGGCCATTGCGCTCCGGGCGCAGCTCCTGGACGCCTACCTGCGCGACTTCGTCACCGTGCGTACCGCCTACCAGTTCGAGGACAGCCCGCCGCTGGAGGACCTTCTCCGCGCCGTTAGCTCCAGCCCCGGAGAGAAGAGCGCACCGTGA
- a CDS encoding PfkB family carbohydrate kinase encodes MTVSPPPIALAIAGSEASGGAGAQTDLKTFHTLGVFGATALTCIVSFDPHHSWAHRFTPVAPVVIHDQIEAAVAVHGRIDAVKVGMLGTPDTIATVAQALRTYRFPHVVVDPVLICKGQEPGAALEVDNALREQILPLATVTTPNLFETQVLAGVEEIRDVAALKDAARRIHDAGVPVVLAKAGTLLGTGTALDVFYDGQTLEVLEVPAVGRERVSGAGCTLAAALTAELAKGATPLEAARTAKQVVVSSIENRMHGNAPFDCVYQGRYVPTA; translated from the coding sequence ATGACAGTCTCACCTCCACCTATCGCCCTGGCCATTGCCGGCTCGGAGGCCTCCGGCGGTGCCGGCGCCCAGACCGACCTCAAGACCTTCCACACCCTGGGCGTCTTCGGCGCCACGGCCCTGACCTGCATCGTCAGCTTTGACCCTCATCACTCCTGGGCCCACCGCTTCACCCCCGTCGCCCCCGTCGTCATCCACGACCAGATCGAGGCCGCCGTCGCCGTCCACGGCCGCATTGACGCCGTCAAGGTGGGCATGCTCGGCACCCCCGACACCATTGCCACCGTGGCCCAGGCCCTGCGTACCTACCGCTTCCCCCACGTCGTGGTGGACCCGGTCCTCATCTGCAAGGGCCAGGAGCCCGGGGCGGCCCTGGAGGTGGACAACGCCCTGCGCGAGCAGATCCTCCCCCTGGCGACCGTGACCACCCCCAACCTCTTTGAGACCCAGGTCCTGGCCGGTGTGGAGGAGATCCGCGACGTCGCCGCCCTCAAGGACGCCGCCAGGCGCATCCACGACGCCGGGGTGCCGGTGGTCCTGGCCAAGGCCGGCACCCTGCTGGGCACCGGCACCGCCCTGGACGTCTTCTACGACGGGCAGACCCTGGAGGTCCTGGAGGTCCCGGCCGTCGGGCGCGAGCGGGTCTCCGGCGCCGGGTGCACCCTGGCCGCCGCCCTCACGGCCGAGCTGGCCAAGGGCGCCACGCCCCTGGAGGCGGCCCGCACCGCCAAGCAGGTGGTGGTCTCCTCCATTGAGAACCGCATGCACGGCAACGCCCCCTTTGACTGCGTCTACCAGGGCCGGTACGTGCCCACCGCCTGA
- a CDS encoding L-serine ammonia-lyase, with translation MSADTTLRPTTLDTASPAALLAGEIAVEAAPRPLSVFDLMRIGVGPSSSHTVGPMRAGRAFARTLSARVARRRDEGDDTPVTRVTIELYGSLGATGHGHATDRATVMGLAGYVPETVPSFVCEGLMNEVEAAGSLTVDGVGPVPFAPATDIHFLPGRVLPYHVNGMTLTAYCPAGNEILRRTYYSVGGGFVMEDTGRPGAPSIRALATASSAQAHATPAPYPFSTSAALLEICARQGLRVSDVVMANEVSARPRAEVEAYLDLLRDTMAACIRAGMEAEGTLPGGLGVRRRAKALHERLVAQSTGPGAAFTMADPLRGMDWVDLFALAVNEENAAGRRVVTAPTNGAAGIVPAVLAYYQRFIPGADDDGVRRFLLAATAVGSLIKTNASIAGAEVGCQGEVGSASSMAAAGLAEALGGTPAQVENAAEIAMEHNLGLTCDPVGGLVQIPCIERNAVAAVKAINAARMALWGEGRHAVSLDTVIETMHQTGEDMLAKYKETSLGGLAVNVVEC, from the coding sequence ATGTCCGCCGACACCACCCTACGCCCCACGACCCTGGACACCGCGAGCCCCGCGGCTCTCCTCGCCGGGGAGATCGCCGTCGAGGCCGCCCCGCGCCCACTGAGCGTGTTCGACCTCATGCGCATTGGAGTCGGCCCCTCCTCCTCCCACACCGTAGGCCCCATGCGCGCTGGCCGGGCCTTCGCCCGCACCCTGTCAGCCCGGGTCGCACGCCGCCGTGACGAGGGCGACGACACCCCCGTGACCCGCGTCACCATTGAGCTCTACGGGTCGCTCGGCGCCACTGGCCACGGCCACGCCACCGACCGCGCCACCGTCATGGGCCTGGCCGGCTACGTCCCCGAGACCGTCCCGTCCTTCGTGTGCGAGGGGCTCATGAACGAGGTCGAGGCCGCCGGGAGCCTCACGGTCGACGGCGTCGGCCCCGTCCCCTTCGCCCCGGCCACCGACATCCACTTCCTGCCCGGCCGGGTCCTGCCCTACCACGTCAACGGCATGACCCTGACCGCCTACTGCCCGGCCGGGAACGAGATCCTGCGCCGCACCTACTACTCGGTGGGCGGGGGCTTTGTCATGGAGGACACCGGCAGGCCCGGGGCGCCGTCGATCCGCGCCCTGGCCACCGCCTCCAGCGCCCAGGCCCACGCCACGCCCGCCCCCTACCCCTTCTCCACCTCCGCCGCCCTGCTGGAGATCTGCGCCCGCCAGGGGCTGCGGGTCTCGGACGTGGTCATGGCCAACGAGGTCTCCGCCCGCCCCCGCGCCGAGGTAGAGGCCTACCTGGACCTCCTGCGCGACACCATGGCCGCCTGCATCCGCGCGGGCATGGAGGCTGAGGGCACCCTGCCCGGGGGCCTGGGGGTGCGACGCCGGGCCAAGGCGCTCCACGAGCGGCTGGTGGCGCAGTCCACCGGGCCGGGCGCCGCCTTCACCATGGCCGACCCCCTGCGCGGCATGGACTGGGTTGACCTGTTCGCCCTGGCCGTCAACGAGGAGAACGCCGCCGGGCGCCGGGTGGTCACGGCCCCCACCAACGGGGCCGCCGGGATCGTGCCCGCGGTGCTGGCCTACTACCAGCGTTTTATCCCCGGGGCCGACGACGACGGCGTGCGCCGCTTCCTGCTCGCCGCCACCGCCGTGGGCAGCCTCATCAAGACCAACGCCTCGATTGCCGGGGCGGAGGTGGGCTGCCAGGGGGAGGTGGGGTCGGCGTCGTCCATGGCGGCGGCCGGACTGGCTGAGGCGCTGGGAGGAACCCCCGCCCAGGTGGAGAACGCCGCCGAGATCGCAATGGAGCACAACCTGGGGCTGACCTGCGACCCAGTGGGCGGCCTGGTGCAGATCCCCTGTATTGAGCGCAATGCGGTGGCGGCCGTCAAGGCCATTAACGCGGCGCGCATGGCCCTGTGGGGGGAGGGGCGGCACGCGGTGTCCCTGGACACCGTCATTGAGACCATGCACCAGACCGGTGAGGACATGCTCGCCAAGTACAAGGAGACCTCTCTGGGAGGCCTGGCCGTCAATGTGGTGGAGTGCTGA